One Paracidovorax avenae ATCC 19860 genomic region harbors:
- a CDS encoding expansin EXLX1 family cellulose-binding protein: protein MSKSLFYVFGRRCAQALGWLALAVALPVAAQVTPGETYTGRGTNYGYSGGGNCSLPFPEQVLTVAINDADYQGSQACGAYLEVLNPATSKKVVVRVDNRCPDCPPRGLDLAIPAFAQIAPLEAGIVSLRWRYVSGPDAQASVVFKEGSSASWSALQVRNQRNAVASLAYRTTGSGGTYVPLERQMYNYFLAPGGMGPGPFDLKITDVFGQVLEVSGVPLSVGPELPLGVQFPAVLPAPGSAWSVPDDTPPAPATGPVTYATSVNSDWGQGYCLNVMVTNPNAGPVDWAVRIPVAGTVYNAWDSQVTQAGNELLAQGAAWNRTLQPGASVQFGFCANR from the coding sequence ATGTCGAAATCTCTGTTTTACGTATTCGGCCGGCGCTGCGCGCAGGCCTTGGGCTGGCTCGCGCTGGCGGTCGCGCTGCCGGTGGCTGCACAGGTCACTCCGGGAGAAACCTATACCGGGCGCGGCACGAACTATGGTTACAGCGGCGGCGGCAATTGCAGCCTGCCGTTTCCGGAGCAGGTGTTGACCGTGGCCATCAACGATGCCGACTACCAGGGGTCGCAGGCATGCGGCGCCTACCTCGAGGTGCTGAATCCCGCGACGTCGAAGAAGGTGGTGGTGCGCGTGGACAATCGCTGTCCCGATTGCCCGCCGCGCGGGCTGGACCTGGCCATACCGGCCTTCGCGCAGATCGCCCCGCTGGAAGCGGGCATCGTCTCGCTGCGCTGGCGCTACGTCTCGGGCCCCGATGCGCAGGCGTCCGTCGTTTTCAAGGAAGGCTCCAGCGCTTCGTGGAGTGCCCTGCAGGTGCGCAACCAGCGCAATGCAGTCGCTTCGCTCGCCTATCGCACGACCGGTTCGGGCGGCACCTATGTGCCCCTGGAGCGGCAGATGTACAACTACTTCCTCGCGCCCGGCGGCATGGGGCCGGGGCCTTTCGACCTGAAGATCACCGATGTGTTCGGCCAGGTGCTGGAAGTGTCCGGAGTGCCGCTGAGCGTGGGGCCCGAGCTTCCGCTGGGCGTGCAGTTCCCCGCGGTGCTGCCCGCACCCGGCTCGGCCTGGTCCGTGCCGGATGACACGCCACCTGCACCCGCCACCGGCCCGGTCACCTACGCCACCAGTGTCAACAGTGACTGGGGCCAGGGCTATTGCCTGAACGTGATGGTGACCAACCCCAATGCCGGTCCGGTGGACTGGGCCGTGCGCATCCCCGTGGCGGGGACGGTCTATAACGCCTGGGACTCCCAGGTGACGCAGGCAGGCAACGAGCTTCTGGCCCAGGGCGCGGCCTGGAACCGCACCCTGCAGCCCGGCGCCAGCGTGCAGTTCGGCTTCTGCGCCAACCGCTGA
- a CDS encoding DUF2789 domain-containing protein, producing the protein MITTEPTMTNLFLQLGLEESPDAITRFIHTHQLGAGVQVADAPFWNDAQRQFLAEQLKADAPWAMVVDQFNEALHADAVERRTEAEVPGTAEAVPSR; encoded by the coding sequence ATGATCACCACCGAACCCACGATGACCAACCTGTTCCTGCAACTGGGCCTGGAGGAGAGCCCGGACGCCATCACCCGCTTCATCCACACCCACCAGCTCGGCGCCGGAGTGCAGGTGGCCGATGCGCCGTTCTGGAACGATGCGCAGCGCCAGTTCCTGGCGGAGCAGCTCAAGGCCGATGCGCCCTGGGCCATGGTGGTGGACCAGTTCAACGAGGCGCTGCACGCCGATGCGGTCGAGCGGCGCACCGAAGCGGAAGTGCCGGGCACCGCCGAGGCCGTGCCCTCGCGCTGA
- a CDS encoding phytanoyl-CoA dioxygenase family protein translates to MARARLGHAPEVPMRQWREDHWVLHALGIGIEPFHAWFGRTDATDFPAFARWLQETAGDPPADRLARLETVLAGLPLPPDAQRLIAEVDRMEPVLSGEDLAFWDAQGYVVLHDAAPPDDVAAAARAIWEFIGAQPEDSATWYPFNDHGIMVQLFQHEALERNRRNLRIHKAFAQLWGTADLWCTTDRVGFNAPETPAHRFRGPHLHWDVSLRMPVPFGTQGILYLADTRAEQGAFTLVPGFHQRLGAWLDGLPGGPASARTQDLQALGAVPIAGRAGDLIIWHHALPHGSRPNTADRPRLVQYMNFFPAEAPAQDEWI, encoded by the coding sequence ATGGCGCGGGCGCGCCTGGGGCATGCGCCGGAGGTACCGATGCGGCAATGGCGCGAGGACCATTGGGTGCTGCATGCCCTGGGCATCGGGATCGAACCGTTCCATGCCTGGTTCGGCCGGACCGATGCAACGGACTTCCCCGCCTTCGCGCGGTGGCTGCAGGAAACCGCGGGGGATCCGCCTGCGGACCGGCTGGCGCGGCTCGAGACCGTGCTGGCAGGACTGCCCCTGCCGCCCGACGCGCAGCGGCTGATCGCTGAGGTGGACCGCATGGAGCCGGTGTTGTCCGGGGAGGACCTGGCTTTCTGGGATGCGCAGGGCTATGTGGTGCTGCACGACGCCGCGCCGCCGGACGATGTCGCTGCCGCGGCCAGGGCCATCTGGGAGTTCATCGGCGCACAGCCGGAGGATTCCGCCACCTGGTATCCCTTCAACGACCACGGCATCATGGTGCAGCTCTTCCAGCACGAGGCCCTGGAGCGCAACCGGCGCAACCTGCGCATCCACAAGGCATTCGCCCAGCTGTGGGGCACGGCGGACCTGTGGTGCACCACCGACCGCGTGGGGTTCAACGCGCCGGAGACGCCAGCGCACCGCTTCCGCGGCCCGCACCTGCACTGGGACGTCAGCCTGCGGATGCCAGTTCCCTTCGGGACCCAGGGCATCCTGTACCTGGCGGACACCCGGGCGGAGCAGGGGGCGTTCACCCTCGTGCCCGGCTTCCACCAGCGGCTCGGGGCATGGCTGGACGGGCTGCCGGGGGGACCGGCCTCCGCGCGCACGCAGGACCTCCAGGCACTGGGCGCGGTGCCCATCGCAGGGCGTGCCGGCGATCTCATCATCTGGCACCACGCCCTGCCGCATGGCAGCCGGCCCAATACGGCTGACCGGCCCCGGCTGGTGCAGTACATGAACTTCTTTCCCGCCGAAGCGCCCGCACAGGACGAGTGGATCTGA